From the Mya arenaria isolate MELC-2E11 chromosome 17, ASM2691426v1 genome, the window AAGAGCACTTCTagaacaaattattttgttgttgctttttatatgtttttaatcagatctataaaatattacaacatattttgaacaaactTATGTATGGCTTTTTTGACctgttcatgtttattcaaaactaTTATACAGCGTTTGCCTTCTGTTAAATACGTTCAAAAACATATTAGTAGAAATAAGAAAACTCCAATAACACAAAGAAGGCGAATACTATGTGGAATTAAGTACTCATGAAACTAGcagtcattaaaataaaataaacatgatacaGTCATTCATACAAAACGCTGGTtgtcattattgtgtttttCACATGATGTCGAACCAAGGTGTTTTAGCgatcaaaaatgtgtttttatttaaactttatcaAGTTTGGCTAAACTAACCCTGATCCTGCTTGTTATGGCAAATATCTTGTTATGAAAGGGAATTTTGTATTGTGAATACAGCCTCCATTTTGAATGGcacaataaaatttcaaaacttcTCCAAATCAGATTAACCAAATGCCTTGAAACTTTAATGATATCTTAATTTTGGACATTTGACAAAAAGTTATTGCATTTctcattaaaaatgaatagtTCAAATGCTctaacattttgattttgcgTAGACAAAGCCATAATAAAATGAACCTCTCTCTATAAAATCTGATTTTCAGAATTCATCAAAACTATTGTTACGGTGTCAGTAGCGAGATATTGCCTACAAATCTCATTTaaccttttttataaaaagacaAATTCAGAGGGACCTTGGTTTTACAGTAATGTGAAACTCACAAGATGGTTATATAGCTTAATCATAATACACAAATTACGGATTTCGAATTACTAACAAAGCAAATATTCATTGACACACACATATGGTTATATACTTGTGCtatatacttttaaataaagGTATATGGATAAAAGAAAttgcaaacacattttaattagAAGGATTAATATAAATCATTACCAAAACATGCAAAATGATGTTTGAATGATGAATAAACTGTAGAGTAAATATGCATGTGAGGGGGACACCTTTGGGGTAATCAGCACCATATCCTTTCGTTTATCATCTAAACATGCAAAATGATGCCATCCAATACTACATATATTAATCTTCACCAGAATGTCTGAAAATGAAATCACACAAAATGAAGATACCCAACACAAAACAGGCtatatctttgaaaataaaacataaaatgagtcAAAGAAGTGTTCAAACTTTTGAAGTCGTACACGAATGTTTCCTTATCTTAAGCTAtcaagtttaaatgtttaaatacctGTACAAAAATCActacaaaataagttttttgTGTACAACAGCACTGCAATGATACACAGAATGATTTCAATAACAAATgatcaatatttgtaaaaaaccAAACCCATATTACAATATGTTTACATCTTTCGCTTAACATTATTCCTCTTACTTCATTTGTATATAgaatatgtaaaaaacaacttaaaaataGCATCAGGATAATACATAGATGTTGCACTATTTGAACAAAATAGTGATCGAAGCatctgtttaaaaaatgtattccttaataaaaacagaaatgaaaacTACGATCTTATTTGCAGAGTTGAATGAAATGTAAGTAATGATATGCCTAAGTAAAGAAGACATGAATATTTCAATCAATCATAATactgttataaaatgtatggACTCGTTGTTAGAGAAATAACAACATATATGATTACTTCTAACTGtagttatataattaaacagtataaacagaaacaatatatatattagtgtGTTTTGTTCAAagcaaagtattttttaaaagtctGTGGCGACGAAGTTTTTTGCTTATATAAgacaatttcttttatttgctaTGTTTTCGCCTAATAAACTTGaaagacatatttaaaaaatcatccTTAGTTTTTATAGTTCGTTATCGTACTTAACTATTTTGGtatcataaaataacaataaaacaaataacgaCAATAagaattgttcatataaagcagataagaataacaaaacataaatcactGCAAATTTGGACTTTTGGTCCCTTTTATCCGTCAACACTAAATCATTCACAGAATgtgatatataacaaattaaCGAGGCAAACTACATGTTCCCCTTAAATTTGTGctctttaacaaaaaatgaggaaaaaaaaacactacaatCTGATTTATAGAATTAAGTATCAAATGCAGACACCCGGACCATCTACTACGTATTCTGTCTTCAATAACCATTTCTCTGTTTTCCTTTGCTGACTTTACCACCACCCGGTAAATGTTGTCTTTGACTGAGCCACACTCTGAAATGAGCGTAAAGCACATATCATAACTAGTCTTATCAATGAcgtgtattcataaaacaagtatactactgtttgcaaatgaattTAGAATTTAACGGTTTTGGATCAATGAATAATCGTGGGTTTATACTCCGTCAATATACACTAAGTAAATTCCGAACCAATTGCAACATATTTTGCCTGACATGTCTTTATACATAACAGAAAGCCAACTACCACCGTCACCGATTGAGTGGATTCGCTTACGTATCAACGTGAAACTTACAACTCAGGGGTGGAATTACCCGCAAAAGATCCATACGCGTTCAGTTGTTTGTGTTAGTTTCTCTTAAACTGGCCAATTAAATTGGAATATGAAAATAGATTATGGCGGTACAATTTGGCCATCTTTAAGTTGCAAAAAGGCAATATGATTATTTATGATTGACACGAGTACGCTTTTCTAAgcttattagaaaaaaatagtcACTACACAAGtgttaaaataatcaattaggTTTTCTATGAttagaaatatcatttatttgattgtatttgTATGACTTCTTCACAGATCCATTACAGTACCTTTTCCTCCCAGCTTTGGTGAAATATCGCACCTTgttaagctttaaaattatatctGCTATGATATAGAGTATAATAATAAACCATTGCACAAAGCAGGGGGAATCTATATAAACACAGTATACTCAAACGCATGTAATATGTTGTTGCATAGTTTCGAGCATTTATTAGCACAAGTAAAATTGTTGCCACTTTACATGCTATATGTGTTGAATACTCACCTTTAgacatatattgtatattttggtTGACCCAGGTACAGATTTATTTCATGACTTCCGATGCTTTGAGTTTCTTCATTACCCCTAAATTGCGCATGCTTGTTTGTACCTCTTGCATACACGCCTTGGCATCTGACATAATCAGCGTTGTCTTTCTTGATTCGTTCAATGTGTGGATTCTCTCAAGGAATCCGTCCTTCTTCAGAAGcttttcattttcaatcaaCAGTTCAATATGTTGAGTCATTAGCAAAGGGTTCGGCCTTAATGCATTTGCGCTCAGTCGTTCATTAAACTCGTTCACTATAGTCATACGACATTCAATGTAACCGATCATGTCATCAAGCTCTTTAACCATTTTCTCGATAATCTGCTCTTGAGTCAGCAACTTGCCTGCAGCCTCTTGAtactttttttgcatttcaCCGAAGTTTCTCTCTACCTCGACAGTGGCGTAGTCAAATGTGTACGGTGCGTTAGAATGCTTGTCCCAATGGCATTTGTTTGGACAAACCGTGCAGGTACCATTTCTGTCCATAACTGTGCAATCTTTCTTACTGCCGTCATCTGGAATGCCACAAATTTCGTGGCAAGTAAAATAACAGTTGGTGCAATTGGTAGCATGTTTACCCGCTGGCAGTTCCCTTCTCTTTTGCTGAGTCTGAACAACTACGTATGTAAAATTCGCATTCTCTTTCAAAATTGACTTGTTTTTATCCATTATTGCAATCTCTTCTTTCAATTGGTTGACTTTAAGAAGGGCAGCTTCAAGCTGTGGTTGTAAATTATTCATGGTTTGTTCAAGCCTAAATCTTACGTCAAGGACATCATTTGTCAGTTGAAGACTTTTCGGTTTTCCTTTCTCTAGATGAGAAAAGAAGTGCTGAAAGCTTTTGATCCATATATCCCAAAACAATGGCGCAAAGCTTAAGTGGCTTGCATTACTCGCAAATAGGCAAGAGTTATTGAAGGTAAAATACTCTCCAAATGAAAGGTTGGTTTCCTTCAGGGCTGGAAGAACTGGGGGATCAATTCCGTCTGCAAATGTTATAAAGGAGCAAATGTTGCCTTCAACGTCGTTTCCGAAAAGCGACATAATCAACTGAAAAATGTAGCTTTGGACAGCCGTTAAACGATAATCAGACGCCTTTATCAGAAAGCAAATTGCATCTATATCACAGACTCCCTTTGGGACTTTTGCAGAAAAGAATTGTCGAATTTGTTTAACTATCTCCTGATCTCTTTTAATCCCTCTGATGTCTCCAAGCCCTGGGGTATCAATTATATTCAAGCAGTAGGGCACTCTGCTACCCTTCTCCGGGAAAATGGTATACCGAGTTATCCATTCTGTTTGCGAAAGTGCCtattaaatataatcataaGTATGTGGAAACATATTGATTACAGTATGTATCTATCATAAACATTCTTTTAGATGGTATCATGGAATATCTCAAAGTGGTAATCATCATAATTGTCAGTTATTTCActcattttttttgttgttaatgaAATATTCAGACCTAGACATATAGCTGCTTCAATAGATGAAATtgtaacatatatgtttaacatttaaaaccaaCTATgaactttgtgaataaaataccAAATGTATTCACCTGGTTAGTTTCCCTCTGCTTTTTTTCTTCATCAAAGTCAACGGTTGTGTATCGGAAAGGGTCATCCCAATTTACGCCAAGTGTATAGTTTACAAACCCGTCAACCATAGTGCTTTTTCCAGTTCCCAATGCTCCAAAAAGCattatcgtttttttttcttttgtcgCAACTAATGGTGGCGATCCTATATAGAATAACCATaaactcaaaataaaataaaatacatattttgtatttgaattaggACTTCTTCTGCCATGTTAACCCGGATATCAAATCAATTAGGTTCGTTGTAATACAATAACCAGTGAATACTTGCCGAGCAAAAATTGTCTTGATTTGACTGTCTCATCTCGCGCCGTTCTGTTTTCAGCTACGGGTAAAGCATATGTTGTAGGGTTTTGGCCGTCCACTTTTCTAGAAAAATCAACTATTCGCGACGCTGGGGATGGAAATGTTATAATCAAGTCGCTTTCTGTACTGTATAATCCTTCCCCATGCTTGTGGACAACTCGGACTCTAAATACAAACTTCGC encodes:
- the LOC128223304 gene encoding uncharacterized protein LOC128223304, translating into MAEGLLLNIEKNTRCNVIGRTQTAERERERERERERERERERERERFPAKAYVTLVGGHQAGKPKMESKEPDQSTPCDEIKIPFCEPCKESKSYFKATKYCKDCEEYLCEECTCNHQKQTMTMVHDTTDAIEKLEGDIYCGPSKERTPKNTAQMFCSTCEEYRGIKEKASAFCLDCDRKLLCSKCTESHKVRRKTQAHNVVMDLEKLEVDRENEEEELSVQLEQTLYCRAQASPKEKDEYTRPGKPVLIEAGSDFIVLSWDPPANFQDGNYYQVSMKDVDQHSKWKFYNKEFTTASDKIENIKSNAKFVFRVRVVHKHGEGLYSTESDLIITFPSPASRIVDFSRKVDGQNPTTYALPVAENRTARDETVKSRQFLLGSPPLVATKEKKTIMLFGALGTGKSTMVDGFVNYTLGVNWDDPFRYTTVDFDEEKKQRETNQALSQTEWITRYTIFPEKGSRVPYCLNIIDTPGLGDIRGIKRDQEIVKQIRQFFSAKVPKGVCDIDAICFLIKASDYRLTAVQSYIFQLIMSLFGNDVEGNICSFITFADGIDPPVLPALKETNLSFGEYFTFNNSCLFASNASHLSFAPLFWDIWIKSFQHFFSHLEKGKPKSLQLTNDVLDVRFRLEQTMNNLQPQLEAALLKVNQLKEEIAIMDKNKSILKENANFTYVVVQTQQKRRELPAGKHATNCTNCYFTCHEICGIPDDGSKKDCTVMDRNGTCTVCPNKCHWDKHSNAPYTFDYATVEVERNFGEMQKKYQEAAGKLLTQEQIIEKMVKELDDMIGYIECRMTIVNEFNERLSANALRPNPLLMTQHIELLIENEKLLKKDGFLERIHTLNESRKTTLIMSDAKACMQEVQTSMRNLGVMKKLKASEVMK